tccccccctccctccagaTCGATAGCTCCGAGCTGATTGGCTGCAGAGAGCTGGTTGCACGTTGCCTGTCCACACACTCGGCCTCCCTGCCTCCCAACACTGTATACATCTGCCACCCGCTGCGCCCCCCTCTCTCAGAGCCTCGGGGCGGCCGAGCATTGCCCTACTGGCACCTCTCGGCCGCCCCGaagccgccgccgccgccactGCCGCCCAGCCGCTCTAACAGAGACCCCAGCCTGACGACCTCTGATGCCGCCCCGGCCCCGTCCTGCGCTCCGCTGCCGCTCCGGAGGAAGCCCTCGGCCAAGCGCaaagtggagcagatggacgtgGACGAGTACTTCGACGGCATCAAGCGGCTCTACAACGAGGACAGTCCCCAGGAGGGCGGGTCCTCGCCCTGTCCGGCCCTCCAGCCGGTCGCGGCGTCATAACACCACATGCAGGGGCCTGTAAAAGGGGGCCTGCAGGGGGCGACAAGGCCAAGACcgcagttgtgtttgagtgtgcGCGTGTGGTGCCTTTCCTCCTTCCTTCAGAGCAGAATAGAACCCTAACTCCCATATTTATCTAGAACCTGTAGACCTCATCCGCTGCAGTCCATTCCTAACCACCGTGTTCAGCCtgattactttaaaaaaaaaaaagttttaaaagcaaaaaaaatctaaataaagaaaatctccacaaaaaaataacaataagaaAGTAGGAATACTCCCCCCGTCCCCTCCGTCCCCCCGTCCCTCCTGTCCAAGTCACAGTTCTGCCTTTGTATATCAGTGTTGACGTCTGTCTCACATATATCCGTATGCGAAAGCTAATCGTCTCATTTTAATGGCTTCTGTTCTTCCCCGTCTTCGTCTGTAACGAAGCGCACAGCACTCCTGGATGTTTTCACCAGGGCTTAACGAGAATGactgattaattgattgattgataacGATTATTGATTAACGAGCTTCTTTCGTCAGATTTTATagaaatgtgttttattgaTGTTTGATTcgtcctccctctcttttccacgcctcgctcttcctcttttttacAGGTTggtctctttctcttactccaTGGCTTCTCCATCTCCattaatgatgtgtgtgtgtgtgtgtgtgtgtgtgtgtgtgtgtgtgtgtgtgtgtgagtgtgtgtctgtatggcTGTTTTTTTAAGGTGATAATCTCCCTATCACTTCTCCTAAGAGAGCATTAATGTGACATAGCATCCCAGCACACCCGGAGAGGGAGAGCGCGGCCTGGTGGGCGTTTAGACCGAGGTCGTAACCGTAGGATCTTTCaacaaaaattaattaattaattaattaaataaataaataaagcaacaaaaaaaaaaccacaaaaTCTGTTgaaatgcaagaaaaaaaaacaacaactttagaGCATCACTGTCCCCCGTCCCCCTCACCACCATCCCGCTGCTGctgactgatgatgatgatgatgatgatgatgatgataatgatgaccTGCCTGCTCCTTCACCTGGCTCTCTGTTCTGCTCTGGGGGGCCGAGGGCTGACCACACTGCTGAAACATCGACGCAAAGGTTCCAATAAAGTCACACtgtgctgaactgaactgaactccgCCTCCACTCTGTGTACCTGTGTTTGTAGTGTGTGCATTAAAGGGGCGGTCCACCGGCGGTGCAGAATTCTCCGAATAATGCGGAGTGTGAGGTCAAGTCGTTTGGTGTGAAATTTTCTTGATCTGCTGTGGAGGAACTTTCTCATTCTGCTTCCTTTATAGTGGTGGTGGATGGAACCAGGCGGCAGTCGCCGTGGCTACAGCACAGATATAGCCcctttatttactatccaaacccaccacgTGTCCTCAGAGGTGTCTAtggggtgatgatgatgatgataatgatgatgggaAAGTAGTGGAGAATCTGAAAGTGAGCAAGTCTCCTTAAGGGACTATTTTGCTGTGCAGCGCTCTGCGTGTATCCCTCCACCTTGAGTGCATTTGGTAGCGCGTTATGAGGGAAAACCGCCTCGAAACTGTGGATGAACCGTCCGAGGCATCAGATTGAGTATTCCTAACTATTCCATGTCAATATATACTTCAGTGAGGTCGTTTTTAAAGGCGTCTGGTTCAATTCTCCACCACTGTGACTCGGTCCCTCGAGAAAAGTAGTGCCCAAAGAAAACTGCTGATTTCCTTCCTTTGAGAACAAACACATCAGTGGTGGAGTGGAGGGATACCTGCAGGGCACTGTGCAGCACAGTAGTCCCAGTTTTCAGCTCGTGAGTAAATCAAATCTATTATTTGTGTTGTTGTCATGGCGACAGACGTCcggttccattcacctccactgtaacgAAATCAGAGAGGGCACGTTTCTCCACAGTGGAGCAGTTCACAGCAAAACCGCTCTGGGGGGGTGTTTATCCCCCCGACCCGGACTTATGGAGCCATTCTGAAAAGttggtggagttcccctttaaggTTCCTCCACCTGCGCTGGAGAAAAAACTCTTAAGGTGGAACTGGGAACGCTcgaggaggtgtgtgtgagtgcgtgtgcgcgtgcgtgtgcgtgtgtgtgtgtgtgtgtctcgctcgctcgctcgctcgctctcgctgtCTCAGGTGGAGCAggtggagctgtggaggtgGAGCCTCAGGAGGAGAACCGACCCGCAGCTCGAGAGATGGCCGCTGACTTCACCCAGGACTCGGTGCTCCGCTTCCTCCTGAGCTGCGGGGGCACCGCGCGCAACGCCGAGCTCCTCGCGCACTTCACGCGGTTCCTCCGCGAGGACGACGAGGCGTCGCGAGCGCGCAACCGCGAGCTCTTCAAGCGCTTCGTAAACAGCGTGGCGGTGGTGAAGCAGGACGGCGGGGTTTCCTACGTCGTGCTGAAGAAGAAGCACCGGCAGCGGCTCGAGAGCGTCGCGAGACCGTCACCGAGGAGCCGaggcgaggaggaggaggaggagaggaaggagaAGCAGCAGCACGAGCGCGGGCTCGAAGTTCCGCCCCAGAAGTCAGCAGCAGTGAGGACGGGGAGCACCCCCCCTCCCCGCCGGGGCCCTGCGGACGTCCTGCCCGTCGCTGGAATCGCGAACGACAACAACAACGACGTGGGCGCTGTCAACCGGGAGAAACGCGCCAGCGCCCCCGCGGGGCCGGACCGGGGGCCGGACCGGGGGCCGACCGGAGAGCCCTCAGAGTCCAGGAGGTCGAGTGGGAGCGGCCAGAGCTTTGGTCAGCCGTGGGATCTGACGGGCCCTGTggaaactggacacagtggtgTTTACGCTGCCAGATCTGGACAACTGAGAGAAGTGAGCGCGCCCCCTCTGCTCGAGGAGTCGTCTGAGGAGGCCCCGCCGTGTGCCTGGCCTTTTCCCATCACCCGTGGACAGTCCCAGTCCCAGTCCCAGATTTCTGCCTCGAGCCCGTGCCTAACTGACGTCCCCTGCCTACCCTACCTGCAGGGGGCGCTGAGCCAGAGTAACGACAGCTTCCTCACGCCGGACCGCGGTGGGACGTCCACCAGCGTCTACGCCGAGGAAGCGTCGGACTGTGGCCCAGCGGAGGCGGCGACTCCAGGGAGTTCTGCACAGGAGAGGCGCAGCCTGCCGTCGCAGACCCTTCACCCACCCTCCTTCACGGACTCCGGCTGGTCCAGAGGGTATAGCTGGTCAAGCGACGACGGGTTGAACTACGGCAGGGACGGGTTGAACCTCCGTCGCTCCCACGAGGCCGAGCAGCTGTCGCACCTCCATCGCCCGGAACTTCAGGTCACGCCCTGGCACCACTCCACTGGGCACCTTTTAGACAAGGAACCTTCAGCATCCCTTGCAAAGTCGGTGCCAGAGGACGGTGCCCGCCTTGGGCCGGTGGCCCGCCGACTGTCGCACCGCCTGCGGAGCCGCTTGTGCCGGAGTCTGGGCTCGGACCTGGACCAAACCTTCCGGGAGGACAGCGGCACGTCCCGAATCAAGCGACTTCACCGGATCTCCTCTTTCCTCAGTGTCGGCTCCCCCGCCTCCGTCTCCCCCAGCCGGACGCACAGCAGCCTCGACGGCCTGTCTTCAGCCGGCTCCGCGCGCAGCCTGGCGCACGACTCCGTCTCCTGCGGCCCCCGGCAGTCCCAGGTTCCCTTGGATTCCCGGGAGCACGAGTGGTTTGTGAAAGCGGCGTCGGGCAGCTGGAACAACATCTACTCCCTCTTCAGAGAGGACCCCAGCCTGCTCAACAGGCGGGACTTTGTGTCCGGATACACCGTCGTGCACTGGATCGCCAAGCACGGGGACCACCGGGTCCTGAACACGCTGTGGTACGGCGTGAGCAAGGTGGGGATGGCGCTGGACGTGGATGCCAGGAGCGCCTGCGGGTACACGCCTCTGCACCTGGCCGCCATCCACAGCCACAAGAACCTGCTGCGGCTCCTGGTGCACAAGTTCAAGGCCGACGTGGCCCTCAGGGACAACAGCGGGAAGAGGCCGTGGCAGTATCTGGAGAAAA
This sequence is a window from Salminus brasiliensis chromosome 18, fSalBra1.hap2, whole genome shotgun sequence. Protein-coding genes within it:
- the LOC140539330 gene encoding ankyrin repeat domain-containing protein SOWAHB-like, translated to MAADFTQDSVLRFLLSCGGTARNAELLAHFTRFLREDDEASRARNRELFKRFVNSVAVVKQDGGVSYVVLKKKHRQRLESVARPSPRSRGEEEEEERKEKQQHERGLEVPPQKSAAVRTGSTPPPRRGPADVLPVAGIANDNNNDVGAVNREKRASAPAGPDRGPDRGPTGEPSESRRSSGSGQSFGQPWDLTGPVETGHSGVYAARSGQLREVSAPPLLEESSEEAPPCAWPFPITRGQSQSQSQISASSPCLTDVPCLPYLQGALSQSNDSFLTPDRGGTSTSVYAEEASDCGPAEAATPGSSAQERRSLPSQTLHPPSFTDSGWSRGYSWSSDDGLNYGRDGLNLRRSHEAEQLSHLHRPELQVTPWHHSTGHLLDKEPSASLAKSVPEDGARLGPVARRLSHRLRSRLCRSLGSDLDQTFREDSGTSRIKRLHRISSFLSVGSPASVSPSRTHSSLDGLSSAGSARSLAHDSVSCGPRQSQVPLDSREHEWFVKAASGSWNNIYSLFREDPSLLNRRDFVSGYTVVHWIAKHGDHRVLNTLWYGVSKVGMALDVDARSACGYTPLHLAAIHSHKNLLRLLVHKFKADVALRDNSGKRPWQYLEKSDDWDLLELLGAPRRTLAGGAGGQWSVEKPPVAPVVQSAPTVKRHSSLAALFKHKSHLRISANAEAFL